From one Marinobacter sp. LV10MA510-1 genomic stretch:
- a CDS encoding DMT family transporter → MSMSEAISAPSKYPKLWTAKVVTSVLFLIVCLSWGTTWLGIKIAVESVPPITSSGVRFLIAFPMFLVFALIRREPIWFPREKTGFFVFVILTYFTLPYYLLNFGEVHVSSGLTALLFSTMPVFILIFSRIFLKERIYFSQIVGIGIGFGALFMIIRSQGLYLDHADFVGIVAILAAAVMHGLCYVITKKSGAEISVITFNTLPIGIAGLLLTVAGYALESPDFAAVSIRSWSALAYLGLVASIGGFIVYFFLLKRLSPVILSFVFIIFPVVAVAIGSWYEGRPISHDLALYSGILLTGFAITKLPIEKLFTKNT, encoded by the coding sequence ATGTCAATGTCTGAAGCAATCAGCGCGCCAAGTAAATATCCTAAACTGTGGACGGCTAAAGTGGTGACATCCGTTCTGTTCTTGATCGTCTGCTTGAGCTGGGGAACGACTTGGCTTGGAATAAAGATCGCTGTTGAGAGTGTCCCACCAATCACATCCTCCGGTGTTCGGTTCCTGATCGCCTTCCCGATGTTCCTGGTATTCGCCTTGATACGCCGGGAGCCCATTTGGTTCCCGCGAGAAAAGACGGGGTTCTTTGTGTTTGTGATCTTGACCTACTTTACTCTACCTTACTACCTACTGAACTTCGGCGAAGTGCACGTATCTTCCGGCTTGACCGCGTTATTGTTCAGCACGATGCCTGTTTTCATTCTCATATTTTCTAGGATCTTCCTAAAGGAAAGAATTTATTTCTCGCAGATAGTTGGTATAGGTATAGGATTCGGTGCCTTGTTTATGATCATCAGATCTCAGGGCCTGTATCTTGATCACGCAGATTTTGTTGGTATTGTCGCCATCTTGGCAGCGGCAGTGATGCATGGGCTTTGCTATGTGATCACTAAGAAGAGTGGCGCTGAAATCAGTGTGATTACCTTCAACACTCTACCTATAGGTATTGCAGGGCTATTGCTGACAGTTGCGGGCTACGCTCTGGAGAGCCCCGATTTTGCAGCGGTGTCAATCAGGTCATGGAGCGCACTCGCGTATCTTGGTTTAGTGGCCTCGATTGGCGGCTTTATCGTGTACTTCTTTCTTTTGAAGCGCTTGAGTCCAGTCATCCTCTCCTTTGTATTCATTATCTTTCCTGTCGTGGCTGTGGCCATTGGCTCGTGGTATGAAGGGCGGCCGATATCACATGACCTTGCCCTTTACTCAGGAATATTGCTGACAGGATTTGCAATTACAAAACTCCCCATTGAAAAACTCTTTACCAAAAACACTTAA
- a CDS encoding PLP-dependent aminotransferase family protein: protein MGVKPNIDTVLFLKEALIAGQGTKYMRLANAFEEKISDDFFQEGTKLPPHRRLADQLGVTPGTISRAYEELERMGLVQARVGDGTFVSKRSMEREREEGFRNFIEKPLQRVDMSRNMHIPGQETILLAEALRRLADDQQTLHEIALYTPEAGLSRYRRAGAAWLSTDNFEANADQVLCVNGGQHGLLCALMALLRPGDTLVTEQLTYPGLISAARFLGIRLLGAEMDDQGLIPESLEEICRKNRVSALYCTPTIQNPTTAVLSAERREAIATICRSHNLFIIEDEAHAVFVEDRPPQLSQYAPERGVILSSLSKAVAAGFRVGYIYAPAQLIDRLVAALRATCWMATPLTFELASLWIEDGSAKALLKQQVAEIRRRKDLVAGLLSGLNVRTHPHSPHFWIEVPEPWRASEVEIELRQKNHLVAAAEAFAVGRGAVPQYIRASISTPFDNDKVLYNGFATLAATLQQTSLADAVE, encoded by the coding sequence ATGGGTGTCAAACCAAACATTGACACGGTGTTATTTCTTAAAGAGGCTCTTATTGCTGGCCAAGGCACGAAATACATGCGATTGGCTAATGCATTCGAAGAAAAAATTTCTGATGATTTTTTTCAAGAAGGAACCAAGTTGCCTCCACACCGCAGGCTAGCCGATCAACTCGGTGTCACGCCTGGAACCATCAGCCGTGCTTACGAGGAACTTGAACGCATGGGGCTGGTCCAGGCTCGTGTGGGTGATGGAACATTTGTGAGCAAACGGAGTATGGAACGGGAGCGCGAGGAGGGTTTTCGAAACTTCATTGAGAAGCCTTTGCAGCGTGTTGACATGAGCCGGAATATGCATATTCCAGGGCAGGAGACGATACTCTTGGCCGAAGCTCTGAGGCGCCTGGCCGATGATCAGCAGACGCTTCATGAGATTGCGCTTTATACCCCTGAAGCAGGTCTGTCACGCTATCGCCGCGCTGGCGCGGCCTGGCTCTCAACGGATAACTTCGAAGCTAATGCTGATCAAGTTCTCTGCGTCAATGGTGGCCAACACGGCTTGCTGTGCGCACTCATGGCATTGCTTCGGCCTGGGGACACTCTGGTTACTGAGCAGCTAACCTATCCAGGCTTGATCTCTGCGGCTCGTTTTCTTGGCATCAGGCTGCTGGGCGCAGAGATGGACGATCAGGGCCTGATCCCGGAGTCACTCGAAGAGATTTGCCGAAAGAACCGGGTATCGGCCCTGTATTGCACACCCACCATTCAGAATCCGACAACCGCAGTATTGAGCGCAGAGAGAAGGGAAGCAATCGCAACGATCTGCCGGAGCCACAACCTGTTCATTATCGAAGATGAGGCTCATGCTGTGTTTGTTGAGGATCGTCCACCTCAACTCAGCCAGTATGCGCCGGAAAGAGGGGTCATCCTTTCCAGCCTGAGTAAAGCCGTAGCAGCGGGGTTTCGAGTGGGCTACATTTACGCTCCGGCCCAGTTGATCGACCGTTTGGTTGCCGCACTGCGCGCCACGTGCTGGATGGCCACACCTCTGACGTTCGAGCTCGCCAGCTTGTGGATCGAAGACGGTAGCGCGAAGGCGTTGCTTAAGCAGCAGGTTGCAGAGATCCGCAGGCGTAAAGACCTCGTGGCGGGGCTATTGAGTGGGCTGAATGTTAGAACCCATCCCCATAGTCCGCATTTCTGGATTGAGGTGCCCGAGCCCTGGAGAGCTTCAGAAGTGGAAATCGAGCTGCGTCAGAAAAACCACCTAGTGGCTGCAGCTGAAGCTTTTGCCGTTGGGAGAGGCGCGGTTCCTCAATATATCCGGGCAAGCATCAGCACGCCGTTTGACAATGACAAAGTGTTATATAACGGATTTGCTACCCTTGCTGCCACACTCCAGCAAACTAGCCTAGCAGATGCAGTCGAGTAG
- a CDS encoding pyrimidine/purine nucleoside phosphorylase has protein sequence MLKVNEYFDGKAKSIAFQSDALPATIGVISPGEYQFSTQQKETMTIVSGVMSVCLPGVETWMTYGAGECFGVAPDSTFRVTVEYDTAYLCTYG, from the coding sequence ATGCTTAAGGTAAATGAATATTTTGATGGCAAAGCAAAGTCGATCGCCTTTCAGTCAGACGCTTTACCCGCCACCATTGGCGTAATAAGCCCTGGCGAATACCAGTTCAGCACCCAGCAAAAAGAAACCATGACCATTGTCAGCGGTGTGATGTCGGTGTGCTTGCCAGGTGTGGAAACATGGATGACCTACGGTGCCGGTGAATGCTTCGGGGTTGCGCCCGATTCCACCTTTCGGGTTACCGTCGAATACGATACCGCCTATTTGTGCACCTACGGCTGA
- a CDS encoding fatty acid--CoA ligase, translating into MASTRLLTPAENAYQYPLLIKQLLASGPRFAGSQEIIYANKSRYTYTELQARIGRLANALTKAGVKAGDTVAVMDWDTPRYLECFFAVPMIGAVLHTVNVRLSPDQIVYTMNHAEDDVVLIHDDFLPILDAVKDQIETVKHYIQLTDNDQPAAASVPMLGEYEQLLAQEDSHFDFPDFDENSVATCFYTTGTTGKPKGVMFSHRQLVMHTMAMVGSLSMFDEAPLLRSSSVYMPMTPMFHVHAWGVPYAATLMGIKQVYPGRYEPELLMDLIKTHNVTFSHCVPTIMQMLLATESIKDADLSNWQVLIGGSALTKGLCEAGAELGIRMYTGYGMSETCPILTVTHLTPEDLELPLAQQAELRVKTGVAIPLVQVEIVDTDGKPVAHDGQAKGEVVARTPWLTQSYLKEPEKGEELWQHGWLHTGDVASMEPNQTLTIKDRIKDVIKTGGEWLSSLDLENLISQHPAVAAAAVVGVADEKWGERPHALITLKPGQDATQEDIQAHLQRYVDKGEINKWAIPQQMDFVDDIPKTSVGKINKKQIRDQLG; encoded by the coding sequence ATGGCCTCGACCCGTTTGTTGACTCCAGCAGAAAACGCCTATCAGTATCCATTACTGATCAAGCAATTACTGGCTTCCGGGCCGCGATTCGCCGGCTCCCAGGAAATTATTTACGCGAACAAAAGTCGCTACACCTACACCGAGTTGCAAGCCCGTATCGGCCGCCTGGCCAACGCCCTGACCAAAGCCGGAGTTAAAGCCGGCGACACCGTTGCAGTGATGGACTGGGATACGCCCCGCTATCTGGAATGCTTTTTTGCGGTACCGATGATTGGCGCCGTTCTGCACACCGTTAACGTGCGGCTGTCACCGGATCAGATCGTATACACCATGAATCACGCCGAAGACGATGTGGTGCTGATACACGACGATTTCCTGCCCATACTCGATGCTGTTAAAGACCAGATCGAGACGGTAAAACACTACATACAGCTGACCGATAACGACCAGCCTGCAGCCGCCAGCGTGCCGATGTTGGGTGAATACGAGCAGCTTCTGGCCCAGGAAGACAGCCACTTCGACTTCCCGGATTTTGACGAAAACAGCGTAGCCACCTGCTTTTACACCACTGGCACTACCGGCAAGCCTAAAGGTGTGATGTTCAGCCATCGCCAGTTGGTGATGCACACCATGGCCATGGTAGGCTCCCTTTCAATGTTCGACGAGGCGCCGCTGCTGCGCTCCAGTTCTGTTTACATGCCGATGACGCCCATGTTCCACGTGCACGCATGGGGTGTTCCCTACGCTGCCACCTTAATGGGCATTAAACAGGTATACCCCGGGCGCTATGAACCCGAACTGCTGATGGACCTGATCAAAACCCACAATGTGACCTTTTCCCACTGCGTGCCCACCATTATGCAGATGCTGCTGGCCACCGAGTCCATCAAAGACGCAGATCTGAGCAACTGGCAGGTGCTGATAGGCGGTAGCGCTCTGACCAAAGGTCTGTGTGAAGCCGGAGCCGAGCTGGGCATCCGCATGTACACCGGTTACGGCATGTCGGAAACCTGCCCGATTCTGACCGTCACCCACCTGACACCGGAAGATCTGGAGCTGCCCCTGGCGCAACAGGCCGAACTGCGGGTGAAAACCGGTGTCGCCATTCCGTTGGTGCAGGTTGAAATTGTGGACACCGATGGCAAACCGGTCGCCCACGACGGTCAGGCCAAAGGCGAAGTTGTCGCGCGTACGCCCTGGTTAACCCAAAGCTATCTGAAAGAGCCGGAAAAAGGCGAAGAACTTTGGCAACACGGCTGGCTGCACACTGGCGACGTGGCCAGCATGGAGCCTAATCAGACCTTGACGATTAAAGACCGCATCAAGGATGTGATCAAAACCGGTGGTGAATGGTTGTCGTCACTGGACCTGGAAAACCTGATCAGCCAGCATCCGGCGGTCGCAGCCGCTGCGGTTGTGGGCGTTGCCGATGAAAAATGGGGCGAGCGCCCACACGCATTGATCACACTAAAGCCCGGCCAGGATGCCACACAGGAAGACATTCAAGCGCACTTGCAGCGCTATGTGGATAAAGGCGAAATCAACAAGTGGGCTATCCCCCAGCAAATGGACTTTGTGGACGACATTCCAAAAACCAGCGTGGGTAAGATCAACAAGAAGCAGATTCGCGATCAGTTAGGTTAA
- a CDS encoding D-amino acid dehydrogenase, whose protein sequence is MHVVVLGAGVVGVTSAWFLQRQGYQVTVIDRQPAAGLETSYANGGQISVCHAEPWANPSTPLKVLKWLHRNDAPLLFRPRLDAAQWRWALAFLGQCTSARAADNLRQMVNLGLYSRSKLQELRAELGLDYDHLTRGILHFYTSQKEFDSALEPARQMRELGCDRQEVSAARAIELEPALARLKHRLAGGTYTAEDESGDARKFTQALAERCKQAGVVFKHNTEVVGFQRGIGRVDAVETLSQGHHDSLRADAWVLSLGSFSAPLARQLGLALNIYPAKGYSITVPVKNPDAAFNVSLTDDEYKLVYSRLGDRMRIAGTAEFSGYSRRLNVTRCQAVLRRVAAVMPEAGHWEQAEYWSGLRPATPSSVPYVGKSAISNLFLNTGHGTLGWTHACGSAAALADIIAGRPPQLDFRFCGLT, encoded by the coding sequence GTTGGCGTTACCAGTGCCTGGTTTTTGCAGCGCCAGGGTTACCAGGTCACAGTGATAGATCGCCAGCCAGCAGCCGGGCTTGAAACCAGTTACGCTAACGGCGGCCAGATTTCCGTGTGCCACGCCGAGCCTTGGGCCAATCCGTCAACGCCGCTGAAGGTTCTGAAATGGCTGCATCGTAATGACGCACCGCTGCTGTTCCGCCCGCGACTGGATGCGGCCCAATGGCGCTGGGCGCTGGCGTTTCTGGGCCAATGCACATCTGCACGGGCGGCCGACAATCTGCGTCAGATGGTCAACTTGGGCCTTTACAGCCGCAGCAAATTACAGGAACTGCGAGCCGAGCTGGGCTTGGACTACGACCACCTGACCCGTGGAATTCTGCACTTTTACACCAGCCAGAAAGAATTCGACAGTGCTCTGGAGCCGGCACGCCAGATGCGCGAATTGGGCTGCGATCGGCAGGAGGTGAGTGCCGCGCGGGCAATCGAACTGGAGCCTGCTCTTGCGCGCCTGAAGCATCGCCTCGCAGGTGGCACCTACACCGCGGAAGACGAATCCGGTGATGCCCGCAAATTTACTCAAGCCCTGGCAGAGCGCTGCAAACAGGCGGGTGTGGTTTTCAAACACAACACCGAAGTGGTTGGGTTTCAGCGCGGTATCGGGCGTGTAGATGCGGTGGAAACCCTGTCCCAAGGCCATCACGATAGTCTGCGCGCAGACGCCTGGGTTCTCAGCCTGGGTAGCTTTAGTGCGCCACTGGCGCGGCAATTGGGGCTGGCTTTGAATATTTATCCGGCCAAGGGCTATTCAATTACCGTGCCGGTGAAAAATCCGGATGCCGCATTCAATGTCAGCCTGACCGACGATGAGTACAAGCTGGTTTATTCACGCTTGGGTGATCGTATGCGCATTGCGGGTACGGCCGAGTTTAGCGGATATTCCCGGCGCCTGAATGTCACACGCTGCCAAGCGGTATTGCGCCGGGTGGCGGCGGTCATGCCTGAGGCGGGTCATTGGGAGCAGGCTGAATACTGGAGCGGGTTGCGGCCGGCAACGCCTTCCAGTGTGCCTTACGTGGGTAAAAGCGCCATTAGTAACCTGTTCCTGAATACTGGCCATGGGACTTTGGGCTGGACCCATGCATGCGGGTCAGCGGCCGCGTTGGCGGATATTATCGCCGGACGGCCGCCGCAGCTGGATTTCCGTTTCTGTGGTTTAACCTAA